The following are encoded together in the Nocardioides thalensis genome:
- a CDS encoding helix-turn-helix domain-containing protein: MSSTRRGHIRLSAGRTEGLAANVREARHLAGLTQEGLALASGLTSEHVRRIERGVANPTLATVYALADALDRSACSLLVD; the protein is encoded by the coding sequence TCGAGCACGCGTCGCGGTCACATCCGACTCTCGGCTGGCCGTACGGAGGGACTTGCCGCGAACGTCCGTGAGGCTCGTCATCTGGCTGGCCTCACGCAGGAAGGACTCGCGCTGGCATCCGGCCTGACCTCCGAGCATGTCCGGCGCATAGAGCGTGGCGTAGCGAATCCAACACTCGCGACGGTGTACGCCCTCGCCGACGCACTCGATCGGTCCGCCTGCTCTCTGCTCGTCGATTGA
- a CDS encoding tyrosine-type recombinase/integrase encodes MEQFHLDNTSGIGSDEEPVDLASRMRAARVQAFLSPESAHQPENDLDALLLRTAQIHVQAVTEKTRAAYARRWAKFEAWCGENGFTALPATAEVLMLYLASAVGENGASLNTLRGWAAAVRRIHEEAGLSSPTSDPAMRLFLRGLSKQVTPRERPKQISALRINGLREVVRTIDARSRDVREVRDRAVLGVLEAGGIVNRMRALDWSEVHFAAEEVLVTLLPVERTSVTPVVVRVVGRPQDRAACPVAALAAWRELSPTVDDSGPVFTTVVGEQATDKRLGLREIHRIRATRLDALAADGHKASYADAMRLMAQGRTIDLRDKALLLVGFAGAHRRGEIADLSWNDITPRDGEGLVIHLNRSKTDQMGRGARVGIPYGRNPLTCPVTALAEWSNRVEQQLGRIDPEWPVFPGVTRAGRIGTKPLSPEALTVMIRRRARAAGLQGHWGGRSLRAGFISSAADLEIPLEKIAAQSRHVTLESLAKYIRRADPFRGSAAGKVGL; translated from the coding sequence GTGGAGCAGTTTCACTTGGACAACACTTCCGGGATCGGTTCCGACGAGGAGCCCGTAGACCTCGCGTCGCGCATGCGCGCGGCAAGGGTCCAGGCATTTCTAAGTCCAGAGTCAGCACATCAACCCGAGAACGACCTCGACGCGCTGCTCCTGAGGACTGCACAAATCCATGTCCAGGCCGTGACCGAGAAGACGCGCGCCGCGTACGCACGGCGGTGGGCGAAGTTTGAAGCGTGGTGCGGAGAGAACGGCTTCACTGCCTTGCCAGCCACGGCTGAGGTCCTGATGCTCTACCTCGCCTCGGCGGTCGGCGAGAACGGCGCATCACTCAACACGCTGCGTGGATGGGCCGCCGCCGTCAGGCGGATCCACGAAGAGGCAGGGCTTTCATCTCCGACCTCCGATCCCGCCATGCGGTTGTTTCTTCGTGGGTTAAGCAAGCAGGTGACGCCTCGTGAGAGGCCGAAGCAGATCTCTGCCCTGAGGATCAACGGGTTGCGTGAGGTCGTCAGGACGATCGATGCGCGCTCGCGTGATGTGCGGGAGGTCCGGGATCGGGCTGTTCTAGGTGTCCTCGAAGCGGGCGGGATCGTGAACCGGATGAGGGCCCTGGACTGGTCGGAGGTCCACTTCGCGGCCGAGGAGGTCCTCGTGACGTTGCTGCCAGTCGAGCGCACAAGCGTGACGCCGGTGGTCGTGCGGGTTGTCGGACGTCCCCAAGACCGCGCCGCCTGTCCAGTGGCTGCATTGGCGGCATGGCGCGAACTGTCGCCAACTGTTGACGACAGCGGCCCCGTCTTTACAACGGTCGTAGGCGAGCAGGCTACGGACAAGCGACTTGGGCTCCGCGAGATTCATCGGATCCGCGCAACCCGTCTCGACGCTCTGGCAGCCGATGGGCACAAGGCGTCCTATGCCGATGCCATGAGGCTCATGGCCCAAGGTCGAACGATCGATCTACGAGACAAGGCACTGCTGTTGGTCGGATTCGCCGGAGCCCACCGCCGAGGCGAGATTGCCGACCTGTCTTGGAACGACATCACGCCGCGTGACGGCGAGGGCCTCGTGATCCACCTCAATCGATCAAAGACAGATCAGATGGGCCGTGGTGCGAGAGTCGGCATCCCGTACGGGCGCAACCCACTGACATGTCCAGTGACCGCGCTCGCCGAGTGGAGCAACCGAGTTGAGCAGCAACTGGGTCGGATCGACCCCGAGTGGCCGGTCTTCCCGGGTGTCACTCGCGCGGGGCGAATCGGCACAAAGCCCCTGTCACCAGAGGCGTTGACGGTGATGATCCGAAGGCGTGCACGCGCCGCCGGACTGCAGGGCCATTGGGGCGGTCGATCGCTGCGGGCCGGATTCATCTCCAGCGCCGCGGATCTTGAGATTCCGTTGGAGAAGATCGCCGCGCAGAGCCGCCACGTCACACTGGAGTCGCTCGCTAAGTACATCCGACGTGCTGACCCGTTTAGGGGCTCAGCGGCCGGAAAGGTCGGCCTGTGA
- a CDS encoding helix-turn-helix domain-containing protein, which translates to MPQVKTGTHQPLPPPLAETLAATLRARREMARLTQEDVAARAGISVQMVRRLEAGTANPTLGTLHVVAAALSTTVGSLLAEAGL; encoded by the coding sequence GTGCCACAAGTAAAGACTGGGACACACCAGCCGCTGCCTCCGCCCCTGGCCGAGACGCTCGCGGCGACCTTGCGCGCAAGGCGTGAGATGGCTCGCCTTACGCAGGAGGACGTCGCTGCGCGGGCAGGCATTTCCGTGCAGATGGTCCGTCGACTTGAGGCCGGAACCGCCAACCCCACGCTGGGGACGCTGCACGTCGTTGCGGCCGCCCTCAGTACGACGGTTGGATCGCTGCTTGCGGAAGCGGGCTTGTGA
- a CDS encoding YDG/SRA domain-containing protein, with amino-acid sequence MASKRPLTIGEYPGQPVGTMYDSRREAMEKHVHTQSGRGIDARIDQPGAGAICPSGGYVDDIDHGDWILYTGQGGRDRKTGRQIANQSLDDRDNAALVYSHNHNWPVRVLRGNGADIYAPATGYRYDGLYWVDDYWTEPGADGFTVCRFLMVQLSPEEALAWVDMSDYPGQDLPTVMRWSRKRPDRRQPPTGRGDRVRRLRDDSRSPLPPATPPRAEDADGTSSQTGQEGLPEGNETPGTTVSMVYRKQRDSSVSRAVKALYGDRCQVCHIRISLAGGPYSEGAHIRPIGEPHNGADKVNNMLCLCPNHHVMFDRGGLHIANNLFVYERDGSPVGPLNVDSRKHLLNPANLAYHRRLHGFS; translated from the coding sequence ATGGCTTCCAAGCGGCCGCTCACCATCGGCGAGTACCCCGGTCAGCCGGTCGGCACCATGTACGACTCACGTCGTGAGGCCATGGAGAAGCACGTCCATACCCAATCGGGAAGAGGCATCGACGCCCGCATCGATCAACCCGGGGCAGGAGCCATTTGCCCCTCTGGTGGCTACGTCGACGACATCGACCACGGAGACTGGATCCTCTACACCGGCCAAGGGGGACGCGATCGCAAGACCGGCCGCCAGATCGCGAACCAGTCGCTCGACGACCGCGACAACGCGGCCCTGGTCTACTCCCACAATCACAACTGGCCCGTCCGCGTTCTTCGCGGCAACGGCGCAGACATCTACGCGCCCGCGACCGGCTACCGCTACGACGGCCTGTACTGGGTCGACGACTATTGGACCGAACCCGGTGCAGACGGTTTCACCGTGTGCCGCTTCCTCATGGTGCAACTAAGCCCAGAGGAAGCACTGGCCTGGGTCGACATGTCGGACTATCCAGGACAGGACCTGCCCACCGTCATGCGTTGGAGCCGCAAGCGGCCCGACCGACGCCAGCCGCCCACTGGCCGCGGCGATCGAGTTCGCCGTCTGCGCGATGACTCGCGCTCGCCACTTCCACCAGCCACACCGCCACGCGCCGAGGACGCCGATGGCACGTCCTCGCAGACCGGACAGGAAGGTTTGCCCGAAGGCAACGAGACTCCGGGGACCACCGTGTCGATGGTGTATCGCAAGCAGCGAGACTCCTCGGTGTCGAGGGCCGTTAAGGCCCTCTACGGCGACCGTTGCCAGGTGTGCCACATCCGGATCAGCCTCGCAGGCGGTCCCTACAGCGAGGGCGCTCACATTCGCCCGATCGGGGAACCGCATAACGGCGCCGACAAAGTCAACAACATGCTGTGTCTCTGCCCCAACCACCACGTCATGTTCGACCGCGGTGGCCTACACATCGCAAACAACCTATTCGTCTACGAACGGGACGGCAGTCCGGTAGGGCCTCTCAACGTCGACAGCCGAAAGCACCTGCTGAACCCAGCGAACCTCGCCTACCACCGCAGACTTCACGGGTTCTCTTGA
- a CDS encoding DNA methyltransferase, whose protein sequence is MASRAPRLELVWPGKDQFLLVPKDSTGKPVWVERTHPAASEVRLTDVTGSFGEVDEANPYAGNLLFTGDSLDMLRGLCEVPEYRREYRGKVRLIYIDPPFNTGQTFSHYDDWMEHSTWLSFMRDRLLLAKELLTTDGSIWIHLDDAEVHRMRMLMDEVFGASNFIATVVWQKVYSPKASARHLSVDQDYILIYANNAEAWRPNDLPRTAGMDAAYTNPDNDPRGPWKAGDLVANKPYSLGRYPITTPSGRVVDGPPPGRYWRVSEDRLRELDDDNRIWWGKDGANVPALKRFLTDVRGRVPQTLWMFAEVGHSQTAKDEIKRLFAGQEPFSTPKPERLLERVIYLGSQPGDVVLDCFGGSGTTAAVAHKMRRRWVTSEILPETVERFTRPRLEMVVKGEDQGGISMDVGWTGGGGFRSVNVAPSMYEVTPHGVMLAEWATNGRFARAVAGQLGFEWAPDGLFAGSRGRMRLAVFDGAVGEEEVRHVVGRLSGKERVTIVAQVVLPGAEELLAQLSRGSRIKKAPRDLLTEATKRFKRRLSEGGAK, encoded by the coding sequence GTGGCTTCTCGTGCCCCACGGCTCGAACTCGTATGGCCGGGCAAGGACCAGTTTCTACTAGTCCCGAAGGACTCCACCGGAAAGCCTGTCTGGGTTGAGCGCACCCATCCGGCTGCATCTGAGGTCCGGCTGACCGACGTCACCGGTTCCTTCGGAGAGGTTGACGAGGCGAATCCGTACGCCGGGAATCTGTTGTTCACCGGAGATAGCCTCGACATGCTGCGGGGGTTGTGCGAAGTTCCGGAATACCGGCGCGAATATCGCGGCAAGGTCCGACTCATCTATATCGACCCGCCTTTCAATACGGGGCAGACGTTCTCGCACTACGACGACTGGATGGAGCACTCCACGTGGTTGTCGTTCATGCGCGACCGGCTGCTGCTCGCCAAGGAACTCCTCACGACCGACGGGTCGATCTGGATCCACCTGGACGACGCCGAAGTGCATCGCATGCGGATGCTTATGGACGAGGTGTTCGGGGCCAGCAACTTCATCGCCACCGTTGTTTGGCAAAAGGTGTATAGCCCGAAAGCCTCGGCCCGGCACCTGTCGGTCGACCAGGACTACATCCTCATCTACGCCAACAACGCCGAGGCATGGCGACCCAACGACCTGCCCCGCACGGCCGGAATGGATGCTGCCTACACGAACCCGGACAACGATCCCCGCGGCCCATGGAAGGCCGGTGACCTCGTCGCCAACAAGCCCTACTCGCTGGGGCGGTACCCGATCACCACCCCATCGGGCCGTGTCGTCGACGGCCCGCCGCCGGGCCGGTACTGGCGGGTGTCGGAGGACCGGCTTCGTGAACTCGACGACGATAACCGCATCTGGTGGGGCAAGGACGGGGCCAACGTCCCAGCGCTGAAGAGATTCCTCACTGACGTGCGCGGGCGGGTGCCGCAAACGCTGTGGATGTTCGCCGAAGTCGGGCACTCCCAGACTGCCAAGGACGAAATTAAGCGGCTGTTCGCCGGACAGGAGCCGTTCTCCACACCCAAGCCCGAGCGCCTCCTCGAAAGGGTCATCTACTTGGGCTCTCAGCCGGGCGATGTCGTTCTCGACTGCTTCGGCGGCTCCGGAACGACGGCAGCCGTGGCACACAAGATGCGCCGCCGCTGGGTCACCAGCGAGATCCTTCCCGAGACTGTCGAGCGGTTCACCCGCCCCCGGTTGGAGATGGTCGTCAAGGGTGAGGACCAGGGTGGCATCTCTATGGATGTCGGCTGGACGGGCGGAGGAGGGTTCCGCTCCGTCAACGTCGCGCCCTCCATGTATGAGGTCACCCCGCATGGGGTGATGCTCGCCGAGTGGGCGACTAACGGACGTTTCGCCCGCGCGGTCGCCGGTCAACTCGGATTCGAATGGGCACCGGATGGCTTGTTCGCCGGTTCACGGGGTCGGATGCGGCTCGCCGTGTTCGACGGAGCCGTCGGCGAAGAGGAGGTCCGACATGTAGTGGGCCGGTTGTCCGGTAAGGAGAGGGTCACCATCGTCGCCCAGGTGGTCCTGCCCGGTGCAGAAGAACTCCTGGCCCAACTGTCGAGGGGATCCCGCATCAAGAAGGCGCCGCGCGACTTGCTGACCGAAGCAACGAAACGGTTCAAGCGTCGATTGTCCGAAGGAGGAGCGAAGTGA
- a CDS encoding DEAD/DEAH box helicase family protein has product MTVEYDEALVEGISHTLNLRLPNEEALDALARALDESDHGAEFIADLATGVGKTYIAGGLLDYLYMSGVRNVVIVTPGSTIQRKTVDNLTPGHRKYLRGLQCNPLVITLDSLERGEVGAALEDDNRFKVFVFTVQSLLRPNTNDARRAHRAHETLGQALYDYLTAADDLVVIADEHHVYYSGNAKKFQSAIDDMEPMALVGLTATPDPKTLNKRVFHYPLAHAIADGYVKIPVLVSRADGIKDKRTQMADGLTLLDAKREAMRSYCRATKKPYSEPVMFLVTSTIDEANEYADLLAGPDMLGDRDQILVVTSEEPDETLRLLDTLENPDSKIRVVVSVSMLKEGWDVKNIYVVSSVRSLESSLLTEQILGRGLRLPFGERTGNPMLDTVEVLSHDSFATLLRQAKVLLEETLGERAQQARAVVNPTKGRHATGTSVATTDELPLTFETVDNEPVSEVEIRLPGPAATDPDQFALFEADEPTDALPSTHTGITLSTLDARVATAESANAILARTLNPRTPSGVGSPLFIPQVVTSWQRDPFSLTQVPLNAVEALGMQFSHDNAPTLTRKALDAERDESGAAHVVIHDADGAVVATQDRIPLGTIESDLVGRLMQSNAVASTVAEMNAATAVAQAFLRGANVTEQTPWRAEHGRLATARLVEWISSQQTSSPAREVRKVDLVRWPDPPTRTETRPPADRHIVTVRADFERHYPYTGWEKSVYEISSFDAYSTEFLLATTFEKDPAVKAWIRIDESVPLRVTYLMGAIQKVYEPDFIVIDDQNTHWVIEGKADSEMTSTTVIAKRDAAAEWVRTVNGDPAVHQRWAYLLASESVIAAAGSWAGLKNGGQAFQ; this is encoded by the coding sequence GTGACGGTCGAGTACGACGAGGCGCTCGTCGAAGGGATCTCGCACACGCTGAACCTTCGCCTCCCCAACGAGGAGGCCCTCGACGCGCTCGCCCGTGCCCTCGACGAATCCGACCACGGTGCGGAGTTCATTGCCGACCTCGCCACGGGTGTCGGCAAGACCTACATCGCCGGTGGACTGTTGGACTACCTGTACATGTCCGGTGTTCGCAACGTCGTCATCGTGACGCCCGGCTCCACGATCCAACGCAAGACAGTGGACAACCTGACGCCAGGGCATCGAAAGTACCTGCGCGGCCTCCAGTGCAACCCGCTTGTCATCACCCTCGATTCGCTTGAACGAGGAGAGGTCGGAGCCGCACTCGAAGACGACAACCGGTTCAAGGTCTTCGTCTTCACCGTCCAGTCCCTGCTGCGCCCCAACACCAACGACGCACGCCGCGCCCACCGAGCGCACGAGACCCTCGGACAGGCGCTATACGACTACCTCACCGCTGCCGACGACCTCGTTGTCATCGCCGACGAGCACCACGTCTACTACTCCGGCAACGCCAAGAAGTTCCAGTCCGCTATCGACGACATGGAGCCGATGGCGCTCGTCGGACTGACCGCCACCCCTGACCCCAAGACCCTCAACAAGCGCGTCTTCCACTACCCGCTCGCGCACGCCATCGCCGACGGGTACGTCAAGATCCCGGTCCTCGTTTCCCGTGCCGACGGCATCAAGGACAAGCGCACCCAGATGGCGGACGGGCTCACCCTTCTCGACGCCAAGCGCGAGGCCATGCGTTCTTACTGTCGGGCTACCAAGAAGCCCTACAGCGAACCCGTGATGTTCCTGGTCACGTCGACCATCGACGAAGCCAATGAGTACGCCGACCTCCTGGCAGGGCCCGACATGCTCGGCGACCGGGACCAGATCCTCGTCGTCACCAGCGAGGAGCCCGACGAGACGCTCCGGCTCCTCGACACCCTTGAGAACCCCGACTCCAAGATCCGCGTCGTCGTCTCCGTGTCGATGCTCAAAGAAGGCTGGGACGTCAAGAACATCTACGTCGTCTCCTCCGTCCGGTCCCTCGAATCGTCGCTCCTGACCGAGCAGATCCTCGGACGCGGCCTCCGGCTCCCGTTCGGCGAACGTACCGGCAATCCCATGCTCGACACCGTCGAAGTGCTGTCCCACGACTCCTTCGCGACCCTCCTGCGGCAAGCCAAGGTGCTCCTTGAGGAGACCCTCGGCGAACGTGCCCAGCAGGCAAGGGCCGTCGTGAACCCAACCAAGGGCCGTCACGCGACGGGCACCTCGGTGGCAACCACCGATGAACTGCCCCTCACGTTCGAGACCGTCGACAACGAACCGGTCTCCGAGGTCGAGATCCGGCTCCCCGGTCCCGCAGCGACCGACCCTGACCAGTTCGCGCTCTTCGAAGCAGACGAGCCCACAGACGCCCTTCCCTCGACGCACACCGGGATCACCCTGTCCACCCTCGACGCGAGAGTCGCTACTGCCGAATCAGCGAACGCGATCCTCGCCCGCACGCTGAACCCGCGTACGCCCTCCGGTGTCGGATCGCCCCTGTTCATCCCGCAGGTCGTCACCTCCTGGCAGCGCGACCCGTTCTCCCTGACCCAGGTGCCGCTCAACGCCGTCGAGGCCCTTGGCATGCAGTTCTCCCACGACAACGCACCTACCCTCACTCGCAAGGCTCTCGACGCCGAACGTGACGAATCAGGAGCGGCGCACGTCGTCATCCACGACGCGGACGGTGCCGTCGTCGCCACCCAGGACCGGATCCCGTTAGGCACCATCGAGTCCGACCTCGTAGGGCGGCTGATGCAGTCCAACGCCGTCGCCTCCACCGTCGCCGAGATGAACGCCGCTACAGCCGTCGCACAGGCGTTCCTGCGGGGGGCGAATGTCACCGAGCAGACCCCTTGGCGCGCCGAACACGGCAGGCTCGCCACCGCGCGACTGGTCGAATGGATCAGCAGCCAACAGACCTCTAGCCCCGCCCGCGAGGTCCGCAAGGTTGACCTCGTGCGCTGGCCCGATCCGCCCACCAGAACCGAGACGCGCCCGCCCGCTGACCGGCACATCGTCACCGTCCGAGCCGACTTCGAACGGCACTACCCGTACACGGGCTGGGAGAAGTCCGTCTACGAGATCAGCTCCTTCGACGCATACTCCACCGAGTTCCTCCTCGCCACGACGTTTGAGAAGGACCCAGCGGTCAAGGCGTGGATCCGCATCGACGAGTCGGTGCCGCTCCGTGTCACCTACCTCATGGGTGCTATCCAGAAGGTCTACGAGCCCGACTTCATCGTCATCGACGACCAGAACACCCACTGGGTCATCGAGGGCAAGGCCGACTCAGAGATGACGTCGACCACCGTGATCGCCAAGCGAGACGCAGCAGCCGAATGGGTCCGCACCGTCAACGGCGACCCCGCCGTCCACCAACGCTGGGCCTACCTCCTCGCCTCCGAATCCGTCATCGCCGCCGCCGGATCCTGGGCAGGGCTCAAGAATGGCGGGCAGGCATTCCAGTGA
- a CDS encoding AAA family ATPase: MHGLGIGGYRSMPDLRWFSPLGKVTLLAGQNNVGKSNVIRFLERYMRSQSPRRGWEDEPRAGGEPLKVAIGYRLDQDSYEGWVGQAKNRTDAFLSLAPFHPLVNGDLFWVVRSQGDRQQTFRGDQPVTAPWQVDPEWMASFDEAATGKVNLTNLRQGLFSTSGGSPADNIKAIVDHLFPFEPPPVQIIHAFRQVTSGSDESDYSGRNLIETLADHQNPDVRERSKEEKFRQINRFLQTVLEDPTVRIEVPSRRDYIMVHQDGMVLPLGDLGTGIHQAVIMAAAATLIDNSLVCIEEPEVNLHPLLQRKFVRYLTENTTNQYIIATHSAHMLDYERASVIHVRKDTSGSVPAPATTTHQFADICADLGYRPSDIMQANAIVWVEGPSDRTYINHWLRLYAPDTLFVEGIHYSIMFYGGSNRSHLTGHDPLDDETVNDLISLRRLNRHSMIVIDSDKTRPKGDKLDANKVRVRDEFDAPDRPGHAWVTACRTIENYVPADLLTEAVAAAHPHARYRPPATKWDDPLDARRKTDSRRATIDKVKVAHRVIERWTDETPLPDDLRREIRRLHEFISQANPSAYTAESSEGA, from the coding sequence ATGCACGGGTTGGGCATTGGCGGCTACCGATCGATGCCCGATCTTCGGTGGTTCAGCCCGCTCGGCAAGGTGACGCTGTTGGCGGGACAGAACAATGTGGGCAAGTCGAACGTCATCCGATTTCTCGAACGCTACATGCGTTCGCAGTCGCCTCGCCGTGGCTGGGAGGACGAACCTCGTGCGGGCGGGGAGCCGCTGAAGGTGGCCATCGGGTACCGGCTCGACCAAGACTCCTACGAGGGCTGGGTCGGACAGGCCAAGAATCGGACCGACGCGTTTCTGTCCCTCGCGCCGTTCCATCCTCTCGTCAATGGCGATCTCTTCTGGGTCGTTCGCAGCCAGGGCGATCGACAGCAGACGTTCAGGGGCGACCAACCTGTCACGGCCCCGTGGCAAGTTGACCCCGAATGGATGGCTTCCTTCGACGAAGCCGCCACCGGCAAGGTCAACCTCACCAATCTCAGGCAGGGTCTCTTCTCAACCTCTGGAGGGAGTCCGGCGGACAACATCAAGGCGATTGTCGATCACCTCTTCCCATTCGAGCCGCCACCGGTACAAATCATTCACGCGTTCCGGCAGGTCACGTCCGGTTCGGACGAGAGTGACTACAGCGGACGCAACCTCATCGAGACGCTGGCCGACCACCAGAACCCAGACGTGCGGGAACGATCGAAGGAAGAGAAGTTCCGCCAGATCAATCGATTCCTCCAGACGGTCCTAGAAGACCCCACAGTCCGGATCGAGGTCCCGTCACGACGTGACTACATCATGGTGCACCAAGACGGCATGGTCCTGCCGCTCGGCGACCTCGGTACCGGCATCCACCAGGCCGTCATCATGGCTGCCGCCGCCACCCTGATCGACAACTCGCTTGTTTGCATCGAGGAACCCGAGGTGAACCTCCACCCCCTGCTGCAGCGGAAGTTCGTGCGTTACCTGACGGAGAACACAACGAACCAGTACATCATCGCGACGCACTCGGCCCACATGCTCGACTACGAGCGTGCCAGCGTCATCCATGTCCGCAAGGACACGTCCGGGAGCGTCCCTGCCCCAGCGACCACGACCCACCAGTTCGCCGACATCTGTGCCGACCTTGGATACCGGCCCTCCGACATCATGCAGGCTAACGCCATCGTCTGGGTTGAGGGGCCGTCCGATCGGACCTACATCAACCATTGGCTGCGGCTCTACGCCCCCGACACGCTGTTCGTGGAGGGAATCCACTACTCGATCATGTTCTACGGGGGCAGCAACCGCAGCCATCTCACCGGACACGACCCTCTGGATGACGAAACCGTCAACGACCTCATCTCGCTTCGACGCCTCAACCGGCACTCGATGATCGTGATCGACAGCGACAAGACCCGGCCGAAGGGCGACAAACTCGATGCCAACAAGGTTCGAGTCCGTGACGAGTTTGACGCCCCAGATCGGCCTGGGCACGCGTGGGTCACCGCATGCCGAACCATCGAGAACTACGTCCCTGCCGACCTTCTCACGGAGGCCGTCGCTGCCGCACACCCGCACGCGCGGTACCGGCCTCCAGCAACGAAGTGGGACGACCCCCTAGATGCGCGCCGTAAGACGGACAGCAGGCGAGCCACCATCGACAAAGTCAAGGTGGCACACAGGGTCATCGAACGGTGGACAGATGAAACGCCGCTTCCCGACGATCTACGTCGCGAGATTCGCCGCCTCCACGAGTTCATCTCCCAGGCGAACCCCAGCGCGTACACCGCCGAGTCCTCCGAGGGCGCGTAA